One window of Kryptolebias marmoratus isolate JLee-2015 linkage group LG3, ASM164957v2, whole genome shotgun sequence genomic DNA carries:
- the LOC108242708 gene encoding lysozyme g codes for MGGNSSSSSADDDSEASGRYGDITKVKTTGASKKTAQQDRLGYKGERASHKMAKMDAGRMEKYKSMICKVANEFEVDPALIAAIISRESRAGNILKDGWGDWDSQRKAYNAWGLMQVDVNPKGGGHTPEGNWNSKENLRQGTQILVDFIDKIRTKFPRWSKEQQLKGGIAAYNMGDGNIHSYENVDANTTGRDYSNDVVARAQ; via the exons ATGGGAGGAAATTCCAGCTCCAGCAGCGCAGATGATGATTCTG AGGCCTCTGGGCGTTATGGAGACATCACAAAAGTCAAAACTACTGGAGCTTCAAAGAAAACGGCTCAACAGGACAGGCTGGGTTACAAAG GTGAACGTGCCTCTCACAAAATGGCAAAGATGGACGCAGGAAGAATGGAGAAATACAAGTCAATGATCTGCAAAGTAGCAAATGAGTTTGAAGTCGATCCGGCTCTTATTGCCGCCATCATCTCCAGAGAGTCCAGGGCTGGAAACATTCTCAAAGATGGCTGGGGAGACTGGGACTCGCAGAGAAAGGCGTACAATGCCTGGGGACTGATGcag GTTGATGTTAACCCAAAAGGAGGTGGACACACTCCAGAAGGTAACTGGAACAGCAAGGAAAATCTCCGCCAAGGGACACAAATTCTGGTCGATTTTATTGATAAGATACGTACAAAGTTTCCCAGATGGAgcaaggagcagcagctgaagg gaGGAATAGCAGCCTACAATATGGGGGACGGAAACATTCATTCATATGAAAACGTGGATGCCAACACAACAGGCCGAGACTACTCCAATGATGTTGTTGCCAGGGCTCAGTGA